In one Bdellovibrio sp. ArHS genomic region, the following are encoded:
- a CDS encoding flagellar basal body-associated FliL family protein, whose translation MAEAQEQAAAPKKNVGKLLQIVFAVINLGVMGGGAYMVYASTIGWESPSISEEQAERDLASTQDAEDTTPLVYTMDKFTVNLGGEPKRTIRLEINLQMLGKEGFEEVMEPENRAKARDRIVRLLNDNSFSDLDSIQGKLFLKDKIAGEVNGILHRGVVKDVFFSDFVVQ comes from the coding sequence ATGGCAGAAGCACAAGAACAAGCTGCGGCTCCCAAGAAGAATGTCGGTAAACTACTACAGATAGTGTTCGCCGTCATAAACCTTGGGGTGATGGGCGGGGGTGCCTACATGGTATATGCCTCGACTATAGGGTGGGAAAGTCCTTCGATTTCAGAGGAGCAGGCCGAAAGGGATCTGGCCTCCACTCAGGATGCAGAAGATACGACGCCTTTGGTCTATACGATGGACAAGTTCACCGTCAATTTGGGCGGAGAACCGAAGCGCACAATCCGTTTGGAAATAAATCTGCAAATGTTGGGTAAAGAAGGTTTTGAAGAGGTGATGGAGCCGGAAAATCGTGCCAAGGCTCGTGACCGAATTGTTCGCTTACTGAACGATAACTCCTTCAGTGATCTTGATAGTATCCAAGGCAAACTTTTCTTAAAAGACAAAATTGCTGGCGAAGTGAATGGCATCCTTCATCGGGGTGTTGTCAAAGACGTCTTTTTTTCTGATTTCGTTGTGCAGTAA
- a CDS encoding L,D-transpeptidase family protein — protein sequence MRLFLAGCALSFFSLPVVAGQPVAPSSQNEADLFPASLLQISETEAFSRYVFLVDKEKRKLSVFERNGEDIKKVDEYPADIGKMGGNKTKRDDHKTPEGIYFLEKRLTQPAIPFSLYGGLAFTTNYPNLFDQRQNKTGSGIWLHAIPDSVPLTRGSRGCVVVRNEVIKKLADYVKLRETPILIFDHVNYLSKSEHEKRRSELSSFVEQWRKSWEEQDIEKYMSFYDKDFKAPGFNFDSWKNHKSNLKSKYEYIKVHLSQPYIVQHNDQLLVKTLQRYESDKHVDYGVKTIYALKSGDSYKIIREEWAPFSQEKVAAAIARDNSMTAQANQVQQ from the coding sequence ATGAGACTTTTTCTCGCGGGATGCGCTTTATCTTTTTTCAGCCTACCAGTAGTGGCGGGTCAACCTGTCGCGCCGTCTTCTCAAAACGAGGCGGATCTTTTCCCCGCATCTTTACTGCAAATTTCAGAGACGGAAGCCTTCTCTCGCTACGTTTTTCTTGTTGATAAGGAAAAGCGCAAGCTTTCGGTCTTCGAACGTAATGGTGAAGATATTAAAAAAGTCGATGAGTACCCTGCTGACATTGGCAAAATGGGCGGAAACAAAACCAAGCGCGATGATCATAAAACTCCAGAGGGTATTTACTTCCTGGAAAAGCGCCTGACTCAGCCAGCGATTCCTTTCAGTCTGTATGGTGGTTTGGCTTTTACGACGAACTATCCAAATCTTTTCGATCAACGACAAAATAAAACTGGCTCTGGCATTTGGCTGCACGCGATCCCCGATTCGGTGCCTTTAACTCGCGGCTCACGAGGCTGCGTGGTGGTCCGAAATGAAGTCATCAAAAAACTCGCGGACTATGTCAAACTTCGCGAAACGCCGATTTTGATTTTCGATCACGTGAACTACCTCAGCAAAAGCGAGCATGAAAAACGCCGCTCTGAGCTGAGTTCCTTTGTTGAACAGTGGCGCAAGTCCTGGGAAGAACAGGATATTGAAAAGTACATGAGCTTTTATGATAAGGACTTTAAAGCTCCCGGCTTTAACTTTGATTCCTGGAAAAATCACAAATCCAATTTGAAATCCAAATACGAGTATATCAAGGTTCACCTTTCGCAACCTTACATCGTTCAACACAATGATCAGCTTCTGGTAAAAACCTTACAAAGATATGAATCAGATAAACACGTCGATTATGGCGTAAAGACTATTTACGCACTAAAATCAGGTGACTCATACAAAATCATTCGTGAAGAGTGGGCGCCTTTCAGCCAAGAAAAAGTGGCGGCCGCTATCGCTCGTGACAACTCGATGACTGCGCAGGCGAATCAGGTTCAGCAGTAA
- a CDS encoding acetyl-CoA hydrolase/transferase C-terminal domain-containing protein yields MTQFVSAEEALKIVKSNDNVFIHTAAATPQQLVRQLTLRAEELMGVKVYSIHTEGDCSYADPKYEKSFEIHSFFNGGNLRKVRGNLNPSFVPIFLSEIPTLFYNQTVPLDVALIQVSPPDQHGMCSLGPSVDVSIAAVRSAKTVIAQVNPRMPRTFGDSQFEFSKVHYAVEVNEELYIKKATELTETELQIGRNVASLIEDGATLQMGIGAIPDATLKALTGHRDLGVHTEMFSDGLVELYKTGAITNKFKKRMRDKIVTSFAIGSRKTYDFIDNNPMVVMMDATYTNDTHIIRQNPKVIAINSAIEVDLTGQVCADSIGARIYSGVGGQMDFMRGAALSPGGKPIIALPSKTAKGESKISAFLKEGAGVTTTRAHVHYIVTEYGVAYLHGKTLKERTQALIAIAAPEFRETLEIQAKKVLGY; encoded by the coding sequence ATGACCCAATTTGTTTCAGCTGAAGAAGCCCTTAAGATCGTTAAGTCCAATGATAATGTATTTATCCATACTGCTGCGGCAACACCGCAACAGCTCGTGCGACAACTGACGTTGCGAGCAGAAGAACTTATGGGAGTCAAAGTATACTCCATCCATACGGAAGGGGATTGCTCTTACGCGGACCCTAAGTATGAAAAAAGTTTTGAGATTCATAGCTTTTTCAATGGCGGCAATCTGCGTAAGGTTCGTGGCAACCTGAATCCTTCATTTGTCCCTATTTTTCTAAGCGAAATTCCGACGTTGTTTTATAACCAGACTGTGCCGTTGGACGTGGCCCTTATTCAAGTCTCGCCACCAGACCAACACGGGATGTGCAGTTTGGGACCGTCAGTGGATGTTTCCATTGCGGCGGTTCGTTCGGCCAAGACGGTGATTGCCCAAGTGAATCCTCGTATGCCGCGGACTTTCGGTGATTCGCAATTTGAATTTTCCAAGGTTCACTATGCGGTGGAAGTGAACGAAGAGCTTTATATCAAGAAGGCGACCGAATTAACCGAGACGGAGTTGCAGATCGGTCGCAATGTTGCCAGTCTGATCGAAGACGGTGCGACCTTGCAGATGGGTATTGGAGCTATTCCGGATGCAACATTGAAAGCCTTGACCGGACACCGCGATCTTGGTGTGCACACTGAGATGTTTTCAGATGGGCTGGTGGAGTTGTATAAAACGGGAGCGATTACGAATAAGTTTAAAAAGCGGATGCGTGACAAGATCGTTACGAGTTTTGCCATCGGTTCACGTAAGACCTATGACTTTATTGATAACAATCCCATGGTCGTCATGATGGATGCCACGTATACCAATGACACGCATATTATTCGTCAGAACCCTAAGGTCATTGCAATCAATAGCGCCATCGAAGTCGATTTGACTGGCCAAGTGTGTGCTGACTCGATTGGTGCTCGGATATATTCGGGCGTTGGTGGACAGATGGATTTCATGCGAGGGGCCGCTCTTTCCCCTGGAGGGAAGCCGATCATCGCCTTGCCGTCAAAAACCGCTAAGGGAGAAAGTAAGATTTCGGCCTTCTTAAAAGAAGGAGCTGGCGTCACTACAACGCGGGCTCATGTGCACTATATCGTGACAGAATATGGAGTGGCGTATTTGCATGGTAAAACCTTGAAAGAGCGCACGCAGGCATTGATTGCTATTGCGGCACCTGAGTTCCGTGAAACTCTGGAAATTCAGGCTAAAAAAGTTTTAGGATATTGA
- a CDS encoding OmpW family outer membrane protein, which translates to MKTKVFAAVLLSVFAFSSSAFAENWMAHIRGVYITPDNSSSPVSGVEADKQTIPELDFSYFVTPEWSVELILGTSRHEVSLNGTDLGKVSLLPPTVTAKYHYDLGNGFVPYAGLGLNHTLFYDVDLSSNLSVSTNSTGLALQVGADYKIGDNLYLNLDIKKVYIKTDVASNGNYLTTLDINPMLYGLGVGMKF; encoded by the coding sequence ATGAAAACAAAAGTGTTTGCAGCAGTATTACTCAGTGTCTTCGCATTTTCATCCAGCGCTTTCGCCGAAAACTGGATGGCTCATATTCGCGGCGTTTACATCACACCAGATAACAGCTCTTCTCCCGTCAGTGGTGTTGAAGCTGACAAACAAACGATTCCCGAGCTTGATTTCAGTTACTTCGTCACGCCGGAATGGTCTGTAGAGTTGATTCTAGGAACGTCTCGCCACGAGGTTTCTTTGAATGGCACCGACCTAGGAAAAGTCAGTCTTCTTCCGCCAACAGTCACAGCTAAATATCACTATGACCTTGGCAACGGCTTCGTTCCTTATGCAGGTTTAGGTTTGAATCACACATTGTTCTATGATGTTGATTTGTCCAGCAACCTTTCCGTAAGTACAAACTCGACAGGATTGGCTTTGCAAGTAGGTGCCGACTACAAAATTGGCGACAACCTTTACTTGAATTTGGATATCAAAAAAGTCTATATCAAAACTGACGTTGCTAGTAACGGAAACTATCTAACAACTTTAGACATCAATCCAATGCTTTACGGATTGGGAGTGGGCATGAAGTTCTAA
- a CDS encoding rhomboid family intramembrane serine protease has product MNRGVTFQTAPLTPAVKWLLIINVAIWFVFQVIMEGFLRVPFTSLFGLFPGKVLFEFQIWQLGTYMFLHSLQVTHILFNMLMLWFFGAELEQRWGTKFFLIYYFTSGIGAAILYCLGVWTYALVTGSQTGLIVPVVGASGAVFGLLLAQGIIFGERIVYFFMLFPMKTRYFVALMGLVQLASMMTSSVSGGEVAYLAHLGGLVSGYICLKFKGWFDRNEWKKKSKAKGRNLRLVVDNEKNDKPPKYWN; this is encoded by the coding sequence ATGAATAGAGGCGTAACCTTCCAAACGGCTCCGCTCACTCCCGCAGTGAAGTGGTTGCTGATTATCAATGTAGCTATCTGGTTTGTCTTCCAAGTTATTATGGAAGGCTTTTTACGCGTGCCCTTCACATCTTTGTTTGGTCTTTTCCCGGGCAAAGTTCTTTTTGAATTCCAGATCTGGCAATTAGGGACTTACATGTTCCTGCATTCTTTGCAGGTCACCCATATTCTTTTCAACATGCTGATGCTGTGGTTCTTCGGAGCGGAGCTTGAGCAGCGTTGGGGAACGAAATTCTTCCTGATCTATTACTTCACCTCGGGTATCGGCGCCGCAATCTTGTACTGCTTGGGTGTGTGGACCTATGCTTTGGTGACCGGGTCTCAGACGGGGTTGATTGTTCCAGTGGTGGGCGCTTCTGGGGCCGTTTTCGGTCTTTTGCTTGCTCAAGGCATTATCTTCGGCGAGCGCATTGTTTATTTCTTCATGCTCTTTCCAATGAAGACTCGTTATTTTGTCGCTCTTATGGGACTTGTGCAGTTGGCTTCCATGATGACTTCCAGTGTCAGTGGAGGCGAGGTGGCCTATTTGGCTCACTTAGGGGGGCTGGTTTCCGGCTATATCTGCCTGAAGTTTAAGGGGTGGTTTGACCGTAATGAATGGAAAAAGAAGTCCAAAGCCAAAGGCCGCAATCTGCGCCTGGTGGTGGATAACGAAAAGAACGATAAGCCTCCCAAATACTGGAATTAA
- a CDS encoding HIT domain-containing protein, giving the protein MAKKAKKKTAAKAQAVKRTAKAASGKLQIGKDIWPLERDVLFRPDRMKYVRKLIKPEGCVFCKAAKEESSFDTLCVYQTKYSMVVLNKYPYNSGHLLVLPRRHCGDLLQLAEAEFRDLQDTIRLAMKALNDAYQPGGINLGLNHGAVAGAGIPEHLHYHLIPRWSGDLNFFPLIAETKVLVESLEQTYDKLSGILRKYE; this is encoded by the coding sequence GTGGCAAAGAAGGCAAAAAAGAAAACCGCAGCAAAAGCGCAAGCTGTCAAACGAACGGCGAAGGCCGCCTCTGGAAAGCTGCAAATCGGGAAAGACATTTGGCCTTTAGAGCGTGATGTTCTTTTCCGTCCGGACCGCATGAAGTATGTGCGAAAACTCATCAAGCCGGAAGGTTGTGTTTTTTGTAAAGCTGCAAAAGAAGAAAGCTCTTTTGATACGCTTTGTGTTTACCAAACCAAATATTCTATGGTGGTGCTTAACAAGTATCCCTACAACAGTGGTCATCTTTTGGTTTTGCCACGTCGGCATTGTGGAGACCTTTTGCAGCTCGCTGAAGCGGAGTTTCGCGACCTGCAGGACACGATTCGTTTAGCGATGAAGGCCCTGAATGATGCTTATCAGCCGGGTGGAATCAATCTGGGATTGAATCATGGAGCTGTCGCTGGAGCCGGTATCCCCGAGCATCTTCACTATCATTTGATTCCGCGGTGGTCGGGAGACCTGAACTTCTTTCCTCTTATCGCTGAGACCAAGGTCTTGGTTGAAAGTCTTGAGCAGACCTACGATAAGCTTTCGGGTATTTTAAGGAAATATGAATAG
- the sppA gene encoding signal peptide peptidase SppA, giving the protein MKGSFFKKLVIIFLVFVGIGALLKMSIDSFGESEKKVLSQNSILHLEMNGVILNGKKFLKNLKKYKDDDKVKAILISINSPGGSVGPSQEIYAEIKRVREELKKPVICVSTGVMASGAYYSAVACDKIVVAPGALVGSIGVIMEFANIEKLYDWAKISRYSITSGKFKDSGAEYRAMRDDEKALFQNMIDEVYGQFKSTVAKERGLKEDVVTEYADGRVFTGATAVKMGFADQEGFFEDAVKLAAETAKLGKDYNIFEIPKKRLSIFDLSGGDGEDDLNSLSEYADLLKGKSFGPDMEGAMKYILRAKYLNQPLLLMPGYWE; this is encoded by the coding sequence ATGAAGGGCAGTTTCTTTAAAAAGCTTGTTATTATTTTTCTGGTTTTTGTCGGTATTGGAGCTCTACTAAAAATGAGCATCGACTCTTTCGGAGAGTCTGAGAAAAAAGTCCTCTCGCAAAATTCCATCCTCCACCTTGAAATGAACGGGGTGATTTTGAATGGGAAAAAGTTCCTTAAAAATCTGAAGAAATACAAAGACGACGACAAGGTCAAAGCCATTTTGATCTCTATCAATTCTCCAGGGGGTTCGGTCGGACCTTCGCAAGAGATCTACGCGGAAATTAAACGGGTTCGTGAAGAACTTAAGAAGCCAGTGATCTGCGTGTCTACAGGTGTGATGGCAAGTGGTGCTTACTATTCGGCTGTGGCTTGTGACAAAATCGTGGTGGCTCCGGGGGCCCTTGTTGGTTCTATCGGCGTGATCATGGAATTTGCAAACATTGAAAAGCTTTATGATTGGGCGAAGATTTCCCGCTATTCCATCACCTCCGGAAAATTCAAAGACTCTGGCGCGGAATACCGAGCTATGCGCGATGATGAAAAAGCCTTATTCCAGAATATGATTGATGAGGTTTACGGTCAGTTTAAGTCCACCGTCGCGAAAGAACGCGGCTTGAAAGAAGACGTCGTGACTGAGTATGCGGATGGCCGGGTTTTCACTGGGGCTACCGCGGTGAAAATGGGCTTTGCCGATCAGGAAGGCTTTTTTGAAGATGCCGTGAAGCTTGCCGCGGAAACGGCGAAATTGGGTAAAGACTATAATATTTTCGAGATCCCCAAAAAGCGCCTCAGCATTTTTGATCTGAGTGGTGGGGACGGGGAGGACGATTTGAACAGTCTTTCCGAATACGCGGATCTTCTTAAAGGCAAGTCTTTCGGACCTGATATGGAAGGTGCGATGAAGTACATTCTGCGCGCCAAATATCTGAACCAACCCCTTCTTTTGATGCCGGGTTACTGGGAGTAA
- a CDS encoding 30S ribosomal protein S1, translated as MTKQLNKAELEKQKVLAFLDAEDAKVPANPGILNAKADKGDFENLFEASMKEQDFKVGDVVTGAVVEVQSDYVLVDINYKSEGLIAINEFRIVDGVREVKAGDKVEVLIDRIENENGMIVLSKDKADMLRAWTDISKAAENEEVIEGTVVAKVKGGLSVDIGVKAFLPGSQIDLRPVRNMDVYLGKKFKFKVIKFNKKRGNIVLSRRALLEEERDSLRSQTLDTMAEGSIVTGVVKNITDYGAFIDLGGMDGLLHITDMSWGRVKHPSEMLNVGDEIQVKVLKYDKEKERVSLGMKQLTSDPWESVKASYPPGTKLKGKVVSLAEYGAFVELGEGIEGLIHVSEMSWTKRVKHPSQIVNVGDEVEVVVLEVDTENRRISLGMKQLQTNPWVEMKESYPPGTIIEGEVKSVTDFGIFIGIEEGIDGLVHISDFSWTKRVNHPSEMFTKGQKVRAVVLGVDIENERFSLGIKQLESDPWSNIENKYAIGTQHDVKVTKTADFGAFVELESDIEGLIHISELTTDKINSVEDFIKPGQTVKAEVISIDKDARKIGLSAKLVKLREAKADVDDYVKKATATSKSTFGDLFADQLKNVKTDKQ; from the coding sequence ATGACAAAACAATTAAACAAAGCCGAGCTTGAAAAACAGAAAGTTCTAGCTTTCTTGGATGCTGAAGACGCTAAGGTTCCAGCAAATCCTGGTATCTTGAATGCGAAAGCAGATAAAGGTGACTTCGAAAATCTATTTGAAGCATCTATGAAAGAGCAAGACTTCAAAGTCGGCGACGTTGTTACTGGTGCGGTAGTCGAAGTTCAGTCTGACTACGTTCTAGTTGACATCAACTACAAGTCTGAAGGTTTGATCGCGATCAATGAATTCCGTATTGTTGACGGCGTTCGTGAAGTGAAAGCTGGAGACAAAGTAGAAGTTTTGATCGACCGTATCGAAAACGAAAACGGCATGATCGTTCTTTCTAAAGACAAAGCTGACATGCTTCGTGCATGGACTGATATCTCTAAAGCAGCTGAGAACGAAGAAGTTATCGAAGGTACTGTTGTTGCTAAAGTTAAAGGCGGCTTGAGCGTTGATATCGGCGTTAAAGCATTCTTGCCTGGATCTCAAATCGATCTACGCCCTGTTCGCAACATGGACGTTTACCTTGGTAAGAAATTTAAATTCAAAGTTATCAAATTCAATAAGAAACGTGGCAATATCGTTCTTTCTCGCCGCGCTCTTCTTGAAGAAGAACGTGACAGTCTTCGTTCACAAACTCTTGATACTATGGCGGAAGGTTCTATCGTTACGGGTGTTGTTAAAAACATCACTGACTACGGAGCATTCATCGACCTTGGTGGCATGGACGGATTGTTGCACATCACAGACATGTCTTGGGGCCGCGTAAAACATCCTTCAGAAATGTTGAATGTTGGCGACGAAATCCAAGTTAAAGTTCTTAAGTACGACAAAGAAAAAGAACGCGTTTCTTTGGGCATGAAGCAATTGACTTCTGATCCTTGGGAATCTGTTAAAGCTTCTTATCCTCCAGGCACTAAGCTTAAAGGAAAAGTTGTATCTTTGGCTGAATACGGTGCATTCGTTGAACTTGGCGAAGGTATCGAAGGTTTGATCCACGTTTCTGAAATGTCTTGGACTAAACGTGTGAAACATCCTTCTCAAATCGTTAACGTTGGTGACGAAGTTGAAGTTGTTGTACTTGAAGTCGACACTGAAAACCGCCGCATCAGCTTGGGTATGAAACAGCTTCAAACAAATCCTTGGGTTGAAATGAAGGAATCTTATCCTCCAGGAACAATCATCGAGGGCGAAGTGAAGTCTGTTACTGACTTCGGTATCTTCATCGGTATTGAAGAAGGTATCGACGGTCTAGTTCATATCTCTGACTTCTCTTGGACTAAACGTGTAAATCACCCAAGTGAGATGTTCACTAAAGGTCAAAAAGTACGCGCGGTTGTTCTAGGTGTAGACATCGAGAACGAAAGATTCTCTTTGGGTATCAAACAACTTGAGTCTGATCCTTGGTCTAACATCGAAAACAAATACGCTATCGGTACACAACACGACGTTAAAGTAACTAAAACAGCTGATTTTGGTGCTTTCGTTGAGCTTGAGTCTGATATCGAAGGTTTGATCCACATTTCTGAACTAACAACTGACAAAATCAACTCAGTTGAAGACTTCATTAAGCCAGGTCAAACTGTAAAAGCGGAAGTGATCTCTATCGACAAAGACGCTCGTAAGATCGGTTTGTCGGCTAAGCTTGTTAAACTTCGCGAAGCAAAAGCGGACGTTGACGATTACGTTAAAAAAGCGACTGCAACATCCAAGTCTACTTTCGGTGACTTGTTTGCTGACCAGTTGAAAAACGTAAAAACTGACAAGCAATAG
- a CDS encoding prenyltransferase/squalene oxidase repeat-containing protein: MQKSWLGLLVFLTSATTLAQPYFDKQISSALDFIEHYQTTGNEGYEPGQWRARVTSYVPSPIGVGKFNVPYDEPTAFVASSVANVLAEIYLKNPHYHQIPALLRQTAEGYQKYYWGTLFNFYPPTTFRGVKVRQPRFMYLASQWKGFANIPPDADTTSVSYTTLHYLELIGGQKNSPLPAQVIKAFSTARDLNRVPHAYNAAQGQVNTGAFLTWLWDEKNPAMPRNIFAGPHRGTRIPFNFNDVDCVVNGNILKLLTLVKKTSGPGYQASCEHLNRVVRLKQFYFCGMYYPSYYALPYTMATAIAGGTSCLEPSRQRLLNYIISKQNMDGSWRNSFLARPDSIHSTAWALNALMLLGDPENELHRKRVQRGLRFLLAQAQKDSAGRTYWPGQVFYAATFIARYPVVWRSSAYTTALVAKALLLADNYL; encoded by the coding sequence GTGCAAAAGAGCTGGCTTGGACTTCTGGTATTTCTGACTTCTGCGACGACATTGGCACAGCCCTATTTCGACAAACAGATTTCTTCGGCTCTGGACTTTATCGAACACTATCAAACCACCGGCAACGAAGGCTACGAGCCGGGACAGTGGCGCGCGCGCGTGACCTCGTATGTGCCAAGCCCGATCGGCGTCGGAAAATTCAATGTGCCGTATGATGAGCCCACGGCTTTTGTCGCTTCCTCCGTGGCCAATGTTTTGGCTGAAATCTATCTGAAGAACCCGCACTATCATCAAATCCCTGCTCTGTTGCGACAGACGGCAGAGGGTTATCAGAAATATTATTGGGGGACGCTTTTTAATTTTTATCCGCCGACGACGTTTCGAGGCGTGAAAGTCCGACAACCTCGATTCATGTATCTGGCTTCGCAGTGGAAAGGTTTTGCGAACATTCCTCCCGATGCAGATACGACCTCCGTTTCCTATACGACACTGCATTATCTGGAACTGATTGGTGGTCAAAAAAACTCGCCCCTGCCCGCGCAAGTGATCAAGGCGTTTTCGACGGCGCGAGATTTGAACCGCGTTCCGCATGCTTACAACGCGGCTCAGGGCCAGGTTAACACAGGAGCTTTTTTAACCTGGCTTTGGGATGAAAAAAATCCGGCTATGCCCAGAAATATTTTTGCCGGTCCTCATCGCGGCACACGTATTCCATTTAACTTTAACGATGTCGACTGCGTCGTGAACGGAAATATTTTAAAGCTTCTCACCTTGGTAAAAAAAACCTCGGGTCCCGGTTATCAAGCCAGCTGCGAACATTTAAATCGGGTCGTGCGTCTTAAACAATTTTACTTTTGTGGAATGTATTATCCCAGCTACTATGCGCTGCCCTACACGATGGCGACAGCGATCGCCGGTGGTACGAGTTGCCTGGAGCCTTCCCGTCAGCGGCTGCTTAACTACATCATCAGCAAACAAAATATGGACGGCTCTTGGCGCAACAGCTTCTTAGCCCGTCCCGACTCTATTCATTCGACCGCGTGGGCGCTGAATGCGTTGATGCTTTTAGGTGATCCCGAAAATGAGTTGCATCGAAAACGTGTCCAAAGGGGCCTTCGCTTCTTACTGGCCCAGGCGCAAAAAGACTCAGCAGGCCGTACTTACTGGCCGGGCCAGGTCTTCTACGCTGCGACTTTTATTGCGCGTTACCCCGTCGTGTGGCGTTCTTCCGCGTACACGACAGCCTTGGTCGCAAAAGCCCTTTTACTTGCCGACAACTATTTATAA
- a CDS encoding methyl-accepting chemotaxis protein, whose translation MFEKLNLKTKLLLLCALLLSVTIAVGSTAFISLKNVGHEYDFIVNKVSPKAGYASRMLANYRKLRVNLTTLGVAGISAKDGEAGIRIAREAIADYEKDNKEYVDLKFIPGQKEFYDKVDVAWNDFKKTSDTIISFYQSGTPEDKEKMQKAILSECAEKALVYTAAINDLLKFHESNMNNRAATAREITSNANTFTLSFIIGGVIFALLFGYFFANSLARSLQRISESVLLAAEQTSTGGAQLAAASVQLSSGSTEAAASLEETVASIEELSSMVKMNTAHAQEANGLSQKSREAAEKGEVEISKLISSMSDIASGSKKIEEIINVIDDIAFQTNLLALNAAVEAARAGEQGKGFAVVAEAVRSLAQRSAVAAKDISSLITENVSKSENGAKIASESGVVLKEILLAVKKVADLNGEIATGSQEQANGLEQITKAMNQLDQATQGNAASSEEVAASSEEMSQQANALSELVDELQKIVQGAKSKGKVVASAAFTPSHKKITKTTAKSETAASIIPFASDENPGRKVSDVSGF comes from the coding sequence ATGTTTGAAAAGCTGAACCTAAAAACGAAACTTCTTCTTCTTTGCGCGCTTCTGCTGTCGGTGACGATTGCCGTGGGAAGTACGGCCTTCATTTCTTTGAAAAACGTCGGACACGAATACGACTTCATTGTTAACAAGGTCTCTCCGAAAGCAGGTTATGCTTCTCGCATGCTCGCAAACTATAGAAAGTTACGGGTGAATCTAACCACTTTAGGTGTTGCAGGGATTTCAGCTAAAGATGGAGAAGCCGGCATTCGCATTGCCCGTGAAGCCATCGCAGATTATGAAAAAGACAATAAAGAATACGTCGATCTGAAATTCATCCCGGGGCAAAAAGAGTTTTACGACAAGGTGGATGTCGCCTGGAATGACTTTAAGAAGACTTCCGACACAATTATTTCTTTTTATCAGTCAGGAACACCTGAAGATAAAGAAAAGATGCAAAAAGCGATTCTGAGCGAATGTGCCGAAAAAGCTCTGGTCTATACCGCTGCGATCAATGACCTTCTGAAGTTTCATGAAAGCAACATGAACAACAGAGCGGCCACGGCCCGCGAGATCACCAGCAATGCCAACACCTTCACTTTAAGCTTTATCATTGGGGGCGTGATTTTCGCTTTGCTCTTCGGATACTTCTTCGCCAACTCTTTGGCGAGATCCCTTCAGCGCATCAGCGAGTCTGTGCTCTTGGCCGCAGAACAAACTTCAACGGGCGGCGCTCAGCTTGCAGCAGCAAGTGTGCAACTTTCTTCGGGTTCGACGGAAGCCGCCGCTTCGCTTGAGGAAACCGTGGCTTCGATTGAAGAGTTATCCAGCATGGTGAAAATGAATACGGCGCACGCGCAAGAGGCCAACGGTCTTTCGCAAAAATCGCGCGAAGCCGCCGAAAAAGGTGAAGTGGAAATTTCAAAGTTGATTTCCTCCATGTCAGATATCGCCAGCGGTTCGAAAAAAATCGAAGAGATTATCAATGTCATTGATGATATCGCTTTCCAGACAAACCTTTTAGCGTTGAATGCCGCAGTAGAAGCGGCTCGCGCCGGTGAACAAGGAAAAGGTTTCGCAGTGGTGGCGGAAGCCGTTCGCTCTTTGGCACAAAGAAGTGCGGTGGCGGCGAAAGACATCTCGTCTTTGATTACTGAGAATGTCAGCAAGAGTGAAAATGGCGCCAAGATTGCCAGCGAAAGCGGCGTGGTCCTGAAAGAAATCCTTCTGGCCGTGAAAAAGGTCGCCGACCTCAATGGTGAAATTGCCACAGGAAGCCAGGAACAAGCCAACGGCTTGGAGCAAATCACAAAAGCGATGAATCAACTGGATCAGGCCACACAGGGGAATGCGGCGTCTTCCGAAGAGGTTGCCGCGTCGTCTGAAGAGATGTCTCAGCAGGCCAACGCTTTGTCAGAACTGGTGGATGAGTTGCAGAAGATTGTGCAAGGAGCAAAGAGCAAAGGAAAAGTGGTGGCCTCAGCGGCATTCACTCCTTCTCATAAAAAGATAACCAAAACGACAGCCAAATCTGAAACTGCCGCTTCGATCATTCCTTTTGCGAGTGACGAAAACCCCGGCCGTAAAGTCAGTGACGTCTCAGGATTCTAG